CCAAGGAGAGGCGGTTGACGCCGAGGTCCTTGAGAAGGGCAAGCCTTTCCCGGTTCAGGGTGCCAGGGTTGGCCTCGAGGGTCACCTCCGCCCCCCGTTCCAGCCTCCAGGGGAGGGCCTGGAAGAGGGCCAAAAGCTCCCGGTCCCGCAGAAAGCTGGGGGTGCCGCCGCCCAGGTAGAGGGTGGCCAGGGGCTCAGGATGGCTTAGGTAAAGCCCTTGGGCTTCTTCCCTCAGGCGCTTCAGGTAGGCTTCCACCCAGCCTGGGGCCCGGCGCACCACGTGGAAGTTGCAGTAGGGGCATAAGGTGGGGCAGAAGGGGACGTGGACGTAGAGGCTAGCCATGGCCTTGGGACAGGAGGGCTTCCACCCAAGCCACCACCCGCCTGGCCAGCGCTAGGGCCTCTTCCCATTCCTCCCGGGTGAGCTCGGGAAGCCCCGCGGGGTAGCGGCCCCTGAGGGTGTACTCCATGAGGAGGGTGGCCTCCTTTATGGCCTCGGGAATAGGGAGGCCTGTGCTCTCCAGAAGTTCCAGGAGGTAGTCCAGATTATGGGTTTTGGGGAAGGGAACGCCCTTGTCCACGAGGAGAGCCTTTAGGGCTTTCTCCGCCGCCTGCTCCGCCAGGAAGGCGGAGGGCTCGAAAAGGGCCTCTTTGGGTGTTTGGATGGCGTAGGCCAGATCGCTTTGGGCAAGGCGTAGCCAGGACCAGGG
This genomic stretch from Thermus thermamylovorans harbors:
- a CDS encoding HEPN domain-containing protein, with amino-acid sequence MPLEPTDPWSWLRLAQSDLAYAIQTPKEALFEPSAFLAEQAAEKALKALLVDKGVPFPKTHNLDYLLELLESTGLPIPEAIKEATLLMEYTLRGRYPAGLPELTREEWEEALALARRVVAWVEALLSQGHG